The following coding sequences are from one Microbulbifer sp. TB1203 window:
- a CDS encoding MotA/TolQ/ExbB proton channel family protein, whose product MTALEITMYELGRLFLMPILLIILGLFGYAFYSLGAFALEALQRRRQKAPCPLRRHHRQRKDADSEELELVILRYLEPLRIVSRTAPMLGLVATMIPLGPALLALGDGDLTSVGEQLVVAFAAVILALITASITYWVLTVRRRWLLGSLKQLEQEMSQ is encoded by the coding sequence ATGACCGCACTGGAAATCACCATGTACGAACTGGGCCGGCTGTTCCTGATGCCCATTCTGCTCATCATTCTCGGTCTCTTCGGTTACGCCTTTTACAGCCTTGGGGCCTTTGCCCTGGAGGCATTGCAGCGCCGCCGGCAAAAAGCGCCCTGCCCGCTGCGGCGGCATCACCGGCAAAGAAAAGACGCCGACAGCGAAGAACTGGAGTTGGTCATTCTCCGTTACCTGGAACCCCTGCGCATCGTCTCACGCACCGCCCCCATGCTGGGACTGGTGGCCACGATGATTCCCCTCGGGCCCGCCCTGCTGGCCCTGGGTGACGGTGACCTGACCAGTGTCGGCGAACAATTGGTGGTGGCCTTTGCCGCGGTCATCCTGGCCCTGATCACCGCCTCCATAACCTACTGGGTCCTGACCGTGCGCCGCCGCTGGCTGTTGGGATCGCTGAAACAACTGGAACAGGAGATGAGCCAATGA